ttttcttctctttccctGCAGTCGTCTGTGGTGCAGCGGCTGTATCAGTCAGACTCTGCTCATCTGAGGCGATGATGTAGTCATAAAACCCCTGATTAAACTGGGCAATGATGTGACACCTGCAACAGAGTgatacaaaacacaaacacagagagaagagaaaggaaTCAATAATGCACCATACATACTGGATGACTGCCTGCTACAGTATACTTTTACTATTGTGGGTGTCATGTGCCGTGTCGGGTCCAAATTAACAAGAcgcttaaaaagaaaacaagcaaataaacaaaaatcttAAAACAGATGCATTAATAGTTCAAAACTATGATACTTATATTTGTGGACAGACTATTCTGTGTAACACTACACAAGCCTCTCCAATAGTGCCTTGAAACGTGATCCTTTGTTGTTACTTTGCTGTCTAGACTGATTATTGATTACGGTAGTTTTTGTTCTTTAAGTCATCCAGCTATTTATCAACAGAGGTTCCAACCCTAACCCACAGGTAAATTTACCTTAATTTCACCAACTTAGACTGCAGTACTAACTTTTCTTCAAAACATGCAGGGCATTTTACAATGTGGCGAGTTCAAAACTGGATTTGTGCTGCTACACAGAGCTCCCCATGGCTACGGTGCAGAACAAAGACCATCAGCTGCAGTCTAAGCTAGTGGAGCTGGAGCAGCTATTGGCTGCAAAGTGCAATATTTGAAGGACTCCTTTTACTGTGCTCACAGATACTCGCATGCTTATTGAGCCcaattcttttaatttttttttacacaatctTGGGATCTAAAGTCTGATCTTCAAAGCGCATGTTTCATGCAGGTTCTGATGTTAATCATTTAAGGAAATATTACAGAATCATCTGCACTGTCACATTGCGTATAAAATCAATGAAATTGACTGTCCCTCTTCACGGGAGTCATTGACCAATAAAGTTTACTGCAACAGTCTAGATGGTCACAAAGGAACTCTGGCCTTTTTAACACTTATGTTCATGTTCATCAGTCCAACATCAGGAGAAAACTCAATAATTACACTGTATATAGCCCAATGTTGTGCTCTGAATAAGGTGACTGTACACCTTCATATTTCCACACAGAaccaagttgaaaaaaaaacctgaaaatgtATATAACACTGTCCTGTGAATTCTCCTCTCACCTGGACTGGACCGGCAGTTCAGAATTGAGGACGCAGGCAGGAATGCCAAACTGTTCGAGAAACAGTTTGAGTCTATAGCATCTGTCCACAGTTCCCACAAACAATAACGTCTTCCCCTTAACCAGGCACAGCTTGAGCAGTGTGTACACAAGTAGAAACTTGTCCTCCTCCTCACATTTGATGCTGTACTGCTGCAGCTGGCTGCTGTCTGGGAGCTGGGATCCTTGAAGCTTCAGTATCACCTAACAAAACACCATATCCAAAATGGATGTGTGGGTCAAGACAAAACCAgaaacatcaacacatcctGCATATCACCTCTGACTGCAGCTTAAACTTCACTCTTATTCTTCACTAAGGTTTTCGCAAGAGAATAAAGTTATGTTTTTTTGTACTCATTTACTTTGCGCAAGTCTTTAACTGCACAATGCAGAAGAGAACACTGATAATGATAATACAACAATGATCAATTCACACTGTGTGAAATTAACTCTTGGTCTCAGTCTGTACAGTATTAATTAGAAACATAGCAGGCTAAGAGTGTTTTCACAACTATAGTTCTTTTACTCTGGTCCGAATCAGGTGGCTAGTTGCTAACTTGTACTGACCTTCGCTTCTATGATGCCCCGCCACATCTCAGGTGGGAAGGTGTGTATCTCAAACTTACTAGTATTTGGGTTGAATCACGTTCATACCATAAATTTGTAACAAATTTATGGTATGAACGGtatgattgttttcttttgttctcaACCCAAGTGCAATTACTGTGTTCTGTTAAATTTATATAGCCATTTGCTGTTACTGGTTGGGGGTTAAGGgaagaaaaaatataataatagtaAATCTAATAATAAATACTGAATAAATATATTCAGTAAGTGGGAGTCTCTGGGAGAAATCTGTGTTGATACCTGAGGCTGAAGGAGAAAGGCAGGGCTGATTTGACTTGACAGGAAGTAACTCAAATGTTATTAATAATGTATCTAAACATTCAATTGTATAGAAAACAATAAACCTTTGATCAAGTGAGTGTTAAGGGGACATTACAGGATTGTGCAGCAACAGCTCCTTGAGGCTCTGGACATCCTCATTAAATGTAGCAGACATCAGGAAAGACTGGTAGATATTTGGTAAAtggctgttttaaaaaaaaagaaaagaaagaaagataaaaaaaaaaacagttaaatttGACATTAAGGCTACAATAACTAACCTAAACCCAACTGAAGCCAAACTAAATGTAAACACAGGCAACTTGTGGCTGCAGGGAAGAAAAGTATGTTTGGTGGTCTTTGAAAAAGACTGATGCTCCAATCTAAAACAGATTTttgcttcatttctttttttaccaaGTTTGAGATTTTAAGAACAAGAACAGAAGAAAACTATGATGTGAAAAAAGAGACTTCTTTCTTCTTTGCCTCTTACATTTAAATTAGTTTGGAAAATGGATGAGTTGAAAACATTATTAGCTCGTGTCATATTCATAAGAAGGCTATAACCTATAACACTATTACACATGTAAGTTTCATGCAACTTTCACCTAAAACAGGCTGGGAATCTCTCATTTAAATCCCGGacgttaaaaacaaacaaaaacaccaccTTTCTAATGcaaattttaaaacaaacagcagcaggagaTGCTTGCATGAAGCGAGTTCCCTCTGGTGAAAATCTGTACACTCTCACCACAACAAGTTCTTCAGGTCAGACTCAAAGCCAAAAGAGAAGATTAGGTCGGCTTCGTCTACCACCAGCATCTCAAGAGAAGAACGCAGGACCAGGTTCTGTGCGTTGAGATGGGCAAGCACACGGGATGGCGTCCCCACAACTACATCCGGCTTCTCCATTAAAATGGGCCTGTCCACACATAAAAGTGATCATTTAAAATACATCTCCTCATTTGACAACACGGACTTTTTTATTAATCTATGAAGTCCACAATTACACTTTGcggatttaaaaatattatataactgCAATACTGTGGAAAAATGCAGGCACTTGAAGTCTTTAGATTCTTATCACACAATCAGGGACTTTTGAGCTTGCTAAATGCACAACAGAACAATAAACCCAAGCAAAGCATAAAACAGGAAGGGGTAAGAGCAATTAAAATCAAAAGAACAAGGAGGACTGTTCACTAGCAAAATGATTGcagatttacaaaaaaaaaagaaattaattaataaataaaatactaaaaaaatgaCCGTACCATGAAATCAAATACAGACGTTACAGTAGCATTGTACCATGATAGATCAAATTCTACTTTACTgtattcataattccatcagtaTTGACATGATCccaaacaccactggctgaaatgcagctctAAAGCATGGCGAGGCCTCCACAATGTTTTAGAGATTACTGTAGCCACACACAGCTGCACCCATCTTCTGACGTGTTCCATACATGTTGGCACTAATCAGAaccaaagtaagaacaaaagtAACCTGATGACAGCAATATTGAggtcactgtgttttttttctgtggagTACTCTTTCCGTGAAGTTAAACGATAAATAAAAACTATTCAGACCACGTGGACCAGTGTCTCCCACACAGACTTTATTTGAACAGACCGCTTCAGCTTTCTGACTGAAAGAAATGTGCTGACCTCTGTGTTGACAGATCAACCTTGCTAGAGATGTCGGCCACTCGGACGTCCCTGGAGCAGTACGCTGTTAACTGTCTCATCATAATCTGAACTTGGTGACCCAGTTCTTTGGTTGGCACCACAATCAGAGCCCTCACATCTTGCTCACGCACAGTCTAACAGGAGAAACAACAAACAGTGAATAAACAACTCTGGAGTAAAACAAATTGTCTGGAGAACAGAAAACATCATCCTAAGCAATGGGAACaccattttgttttttcaattttatacactaaacaataaaaaacaaaaaaccaaatcTGGATAGTCACATTCTCTAAGGTGCAGAGATCATCTAAGATGAAAGTAATATCAACCTACAGTGTGTAAACTCAGCATTTGAATCTGCTTCCAAAAACATTATTGCTGTTTCTCACCTGTTTGGAAGCCAGGATGCGCTGTATGACAGGTATACCATATGAGGCAGTCTTCCCAGACCCAGTCCGGGCTCGAGCCAGAAGGTCCTTTCCATCTAAAGCCAAAGGGATTACCTTTTCTTGGATCAGAGTGGGCTTTGACCATCCCAGATCTGCGACTGCCTGAGtcaagaataaaaaacaaaaaaacccagaggTGAAACAAATTATTATAGTGACACAGACAAATGTCAGACAAATCTCAGTTTAATATTTGGTGCAGAGCATTCACCCATGTTGACTGCTGTGCTAAATGTAAATGGAGCAGTTTTCTCATCTACTTGAGCACTCAgagtgctttatacaacatgtctcATTTACTCAATCACACAACCACTTTTTCTACACTTAAgtgcttaaaacacacacacacacacacacacaaaaccaaaccccaaaacaaaacaaaaaacccactgaAAACAGGGAGGTACAgggctggactgaaaatgaatgaaaaagcagcaagcatgtccacaaaaacaaacaaactctgcAAAAAAATTTCAACAAAAGGACTAgcaacacagcagcagcagtgtaaCATGGAGCTGGAatttgtttacacacacacacacatacagcaaaGACTCTGAGCTGGCTCCCCCAAATGCAGCCCCCTTCGAGGCCCACCCTATCCCAAGATGCTTTGCATATTGGTGAAGAAATCTTTTGAACAAAAATGACGGACAGTCGAAGTGAAGTGGTCCAGGAATAAACTTGTTACACATAAAATTTGTACATCTGCCCaaccttatttattttatcttgtgTGTatgcgtttgttttttttgttcttcattTTGTCATTGTTCTACTACCGGTATGTGTTTTACTCTATTGTTTAGTGTCCTTGAgtgtcttgaaaggtgcttttaaataaaagttattattattatttctgtaGGATTTTATGTCCCATTTCACCTTTCTTAGGTTTTCCTTTtgattaaaatatataaaatatgtcCATGGGATTCTAAGTCaaaattgtgttttcattttgcaaGTTAACAAAAATAGcaacattttataaaatatctgttaaaTGCCATGGTTGAAGTGTCCAAAGTCAAGAGAGACTAAGAAACCCACACTGCAAAGTGAGAGGTGACAGGATAGACACTTTCCACCCTTGACGATAGGCCAAGACAAATTGTGTGTGGAAGATTAGAAGGAAGAGAAGCCAGAAGCAGCCAAGAGCTGGAGAGGAGAACAGGGAGAGAACAGACAGCTGTTCTCTGTAGCTGAGGGAGAACAGCTGTctattaacaacaacaacaacaacaagaataataataaacacatttaatttgTAGTGCACCTTAcatttgcaaaacaaaaattggaactagcccttttttgttttacattctaACCGTAAAATTTTATTGCATACAATGAAACACGGATCTATAATTTTTGTAGTAGTTTTGCTGCTAAAAAAGAAGGACAAATTCAATATGGCGGACGCGCTGACGGGTCGCAGCAACGGGTGAGCCCCCTCCCTCAATGTGGCGTCTGTGTATGCATGTTTATGTCGAAATCATCATTTATGGGTTAACTGAATGACCATTTAAGTAAATATCGTTATAACCGGATTTTGTCATACATGATAAACGGGATACTAGGAAGGCAGTTACAACCAGGAGAAAGTCAAAAACAATGTAGGGTAATCAAACTGTTATTAGCTTTTGATAAAAGTGCGAAACGGCGTCTATACTAGAAAACAGCGGACATGATTTCTATTACTTCTGTAATCCAGCATTTTTCCATGTCTAGTAATTTCACCTACGCACAACTTCATGTTTGCATAAAAACTTAACTCTGCCACCGAGCGAGCAGTTCCGGCTCCCGAAGTAACTGTCGGATTTTCAAACTTCTCGGAGGATTTTATTCTCCACCTGAAAATTCACAGTTCCCCCGACAGCCTCGAAGTTTGTTACCTTTAGCAGGCGGTCGTCTAAGCCCATTTCATGGAATTGTAGCCTCTCATGAGCCATCGCTCGTCTCTCACCAAGCTCACACGTGCGTCGCAAGTTTATGACGTCATGTCGCTTTTAAGCACCTccgaaataaaagaaagaacatTTTGTAGTCAATCTCTACTTTATAACTAAAAAGTgtactttttaaatattaaacagagTTTTCTTgctcttaaaaaagaaactgaagcaTATTTCAAATACATAACCaaggttatatatatatatatatatatatatatatatatatatatatatatatatatatatataaatataaataaatatatatatatatatatatatatatatatatatatatatatatatatatatatatacacacacacacacataacaagACTTAGATGGTATGAGCAAGTGCCGTAAAGACAGCTTACTGGACAAAAGATGCTGTGGATGGAGCtgtcaggcaggaggaaaagaggaaaaccaTCATGGATGTCATGAAGGACCTTTAGTATGTTAGTGTTGCAGAAGACGGTGCTTCAGATTGGATGAGATAGGCATATGATCTGGATATATTCATTTTTACGTTAAATTTCAACTCAATATTGTTTATGACCAGTAATACTATTTTCAGGTTTATATACTTTTCTATATACTCTACCGCAAGTTACCATTGTGATGTACCCTGGCAAGCAACCACCTCAATAATGAAAACTAACCTCACCAAGACCATAATATTGCTTCATAATACAGGCCTCTGATAATGTTATTTATGTTGTTATTGTCTGATGCTGGAAAGAAATCGTACTATTTCACACAATCATTCCAAATAAATTTTCATTTTccctatatttttttttccgtAGAAAGCccaaatttagatttttttatggttagatttttttaagtgggtCTAACGTTTCttcattatatttttaaatgatttattaaaCCAGTTATTATTAAATCAGATTTAAAACTAATTTTATTAATTGTAATTTGTAATTCATAACATATATTATTTTCTGCACATGGGTCTTcctaaagaaaaactaaaacgtAATCAGTTTTATGACAGAATTTTCCATCACTCTTTATACAAGGAGAACAACACCGCACTACTCCAGCGGTGTGATGGAAAGTTCCAGAGCAGATGGACCTTGTGGTAAGACTGCTATTCATTTTTTCCTACCTTGACATTTTTAATGCTTTACCCCAATTTGACCAGCAGATGGTAGCAAACACCACAATGACTAAAATCCATTAATGTTAAATAATACCATTAAAGCCATCATTTCAGTTAGCAATAGCAACATTCGCATAAAAACTGAAAGATCCCTCTTCGATCCCAGGAGTGCTCACAAATCCTTTTGGGGTTGCGTCGGGAAATAAACGACCTTCAATTGC
The Maylandia zebra isolate NMK-2024a linkage group LG7, Mzebra_GT3a, whole genome shotgun sequence DNA segment above includes these coding regions:
- the ddx56 gene encoding putative ATP-dependent RNA helicase DDX56 produces the protein MAHERLQFHEMGLDDRLLKAVADLGWSKPTLIQEKVIPLALDGKDLLARARTGSGKTASYGIPVIQRILASKQTVREQDVRALIVVPTKELGHQVQIMMRQLTAYCSRDVRVADISSKVDLSTQRPILMEKPDVVVGTPSRVLAHLNAQNLVLRSSLEMLVVDEADLIFSFGFESDLKNLLCHLPNIYQSFLMSATFNEDVQSLKELLLHNPVILKLQGSQLPDSSQLQQYSIKCEEEDKFLLVYTLLKLCLVKGKTLLFVGTVDRCYRLKLFLEQFGIPACVLNSELPVQSRCHIIAQFNQGFYDYIIASDEQSLTDTAAAPQTTAGKEKKKAQKKGGKAKDKEYGVSRGVDFQNVANVINFDFPKTAESYIHRVGRTARADNPGTALSFVSHTELGLLSEVEEALTGDETNSPLKPYEFKMEQIEGFRYRCRDAMRSVTKQAVKEARLKEIKQELLNSEKLKTYFEDNPRDLQLLRHDKDLHPAVVKPHLKNVPEYLIPEALKGVVHPLTSRRRRRKEIQRPGGVIKSSFKKNIRGKNPLKSFQYTGGKNRKGKASQS